A stretch of DNA from Acidobacteriota bacterium:
GCAAGTCTCGCGCCTCGCTGGAATCGAGACCAACAGACCAGTTCGGGCCGGCGTCGTTCTCTGACGCATGCTCGACGTTCTCAAAGTACGTCGTCCTCTACCCACAGCCTTCGGCTGTGGGTCTGGCCTGGCCGCGTCAGAGCCGCGTTCGACATCCGGGCCGGCATCGGCACGGGATGATCGCGTCGCCGTCCGTCCGGTAGTCGTACGAGAGCTCTTCACCCGCGGCGATGTTCCGCGACGCGCGGATCCAGATGACGTCGCCCACGACCTGCGAGTAGCAGTTCGGCCGGCACGAGTGGTTGATGAACCGCGCGAGATTCCCGCCGACCGACGCATCGCGCACCCAGCGCGCATCGACCGTGAAGCACCAGACCTCGCCGCGCGCGAGCTGCCGGCGCTCGCGGCGAAGGCTCTCGCGATGCGAGATCTTCTCGCCGGCGTAATCGATGATCCGGGTGTTCTTCGAAATGGCGACGTTCGTGTAGACGCCCCAACCGGCGATTCTCGATCGCCGCCGCACGAGCGCGCCAGGCGGTACAGGCATGAGGGATTCTAGCGGATGCCGTGGTCGTGTATAACTCCACCGGCACGGAGCGCACCGGGATCGGCCCGCTGACGCCTAGCGTGCGCTGGTGCTCGCGGTGCGTCCCGTCCGTCACGTGATCTATCTGCACGGCTTCGCGTCGTCTCCCGCGTCATCGAAGGCGCGCCGATTCGCGCAGGAGCTCGCAGCGCTCGGCGTCGAGTGCACGTGTCCGGACTTGAACCAGCCATCCTTCGAGACGCTGACCGTCACCCGCATGCTCGACGTCACGGCGCGCGCAATCACGTCGGTTGGCGACGGGCCGATCGCGCTCGTCGGGTCGAGCCTGGGTGGCTTCCTCGCCGTGCACGCGGCGGATCGCGACCGAACCGGCAGCGTCGATCGGCTGGTCCTGCTGGCGCCGGCGTTCGACTTCGGCGGAAACCGGCTGAGACAGCTTGGCGATCGGGGCATCGACGCATGGCGGCGGACTGGCCGCCTCGAGGTCTTCCACTACGGCGACAACGCCATCCGATCGGTGGGCTTCGCCCTGTGCGAGGATGCGGCCCAGTACGACGCCTTCGCCTTGCCGGCCGGGCCGGCCGCGCTCGTGTTCCAGGGACGCCAGGACGATACCGTGCCGGCCGAGAGCGTGGTCCGCTGGGCGTCGACTCGACCGAACGTCGACCTGCGCCTCGTGAACGACGGCCATCAGTTGGCGACGTCGATGGACGAGATCTGGCTGGCGTCGAAGG
This window harbors:
- a CDS encoding SET domain-containing protein-lysine N-methyltransferase; protein product: MPVPPGALVRRRSRIAGWGVYTNVAISKNTRIIDYAGEKISHRESLRRERRQLARGEVWCFTVDARWVRDASVGGNLARFINHSCRPNCYSQVVGDVIWIRASRNIAAGEELSYDYRTDGDAIIPCRCRPGCRTRL
- a CDS encoding alpha/beta fold hydrolase, which produces MLAVRPVRHVIYLHGFASSPASSKARRFAQELAALGVECTCPDLNQPSFETLTVTRMLDVTARAITSVGDGPIALVGSSLGGFLAVHAADRDRTGSVDRLVLLAPAFDFGGNRLRQLGDRGIDAWRRTGRLEVFHYGDNAIRSVGFALCEDAAQYDAFALPAGPAALVFQGRQDDTVPAESVVRWASTRPNVDLRLVNDGHQLATSMDEIWLASKAFLGLDATQLP